The DNA region GCGCGAACGTTCGCCGCGCTGCAGGGTGACATGGCCGCTGTGCGCCCAGCCCTTGAACCGGTCGACCACGTAGGTCAGGCCGGAGCTGCCTTCGGTCAGGTAGGGCGTGTCGATCTGTGCGATGTTGCCCATGCACACCACCTTGGTGCCGGGGCCGGCGCGCGTGATCAGCGTCTTCATCTGCTTGGGCGTCAGGTTCTGCGCCTCGTCGATGATCAGGTACTTGTTGAGGAAGGTGCGGCCGCGCATGAAGTTGAGCGACTTGATCTTGATGCGCGAGCGGATCAGGTCGCGCGTGGCGGCGCGGCCCCATTCGCCGCCTTCGTCGTCCGACTTGTTGAGCACGTCCAGGTTGTCGTCCAGTGCGCCCATCCACGGCGACATCTTCTCTTCCTCGGTGCCCGGCAGGAAGCCGATGTCTTCGCCCACCGGCACGGTGACGCGAGTCATGATGATCTCGGAATAGAGCTTGTGCTCCAGCGTCTGCATCAGGCCGGCAGCCAGCGTGAGCAGGGTCTTGCCGGTACCGGCCTGGCCCAGCAGCGTGACGAAATCGATCTCGGGGTTCATCAGCAGGTTGAGCACGAAGTTCTGTTCGCGGTTGCGCGCGGTGATGCCCCAGATCGCGTTCTTGCTGTGCGTATAGTCGGTGAGGGTGCGCAGCGTCGCCGTGTTGCTGTCCTGGGCTGCCACCACGGCGAAGAACGGGTTGCTGGGATCGTCCTGGAACACGAATTCGTTCACCAGCAGGTCGCGGCAATCCGGCCCCTTGATGTTGTAGAAGGTATGCCCGCCTTGCGTGCCGGAGACCATGTCCTTGCCGTTCTTCTCCCAGAAATCCGGGTGCAGTTCGCGCACCCCGGTGTAGAGCAGGTCGGTGTCTTCCAGCACCTTGTCGTTGAAGTAGTCCTGCGCCGACAGGCCGAGGGCGCGCGCCTTGATGCGCATGTTGATGTCTTTGGACACCAGGGCGACCTGGCGCTTCGGGAACAGTTTGTGCAGGTAGGCGACCACGCCAAGGATCGCATTGTCGGCTTTGCCGTTGGCCAGGTTCTCCGGCAACTGGCTGGAGATGAACTCGGTCTGCAGGAACAGGCGCCCGGTCGCGTTCATGTTGCCCAGGGCATCCAGGCGGACACCTTCCTCGATGTGCACTTCGCTTTCGCTGATCAGGTTGTCGATGAAGCGGCTGGCCTGGCGGGCGTTGCGGGCGACCTCGGTCATGCCCTTCTTGTTGTTGTCCAGCTCTTCCAGTACGAACATCGGCAGGTAGACATCGTGTTCCTCGAAGCGGAACAGGCTGGTCGGGTCGTGCATCAGCACGTTGGTGTCCAGCACGAAGAGTTTGGTGTCCCTGTCCGTTGTTGCTTTACGTGCGTTCATGTCGTCCTTTACAGAGTTTGAACAAAAGTGAGAACTTCCTGGGCGTGACCGTCTGCCTTGAGTCCGCGCCATTCCTTGCGGATGGTGCCGTGCTGGTCGAGCACGAAGGTGCTGCGCTCGATGCCGCGCACTTGTTTGCCGTACATCATCTTCTGCTTCATCACGCCGAACAGGTTGCACACCGTTTCATCCGCATCGGATAGCAGCGCGAACGGCAGGGTGAATTTCGCCTTGAAGTTCTCGTGCGATTTGATGCTGTCGCGCGAGATGCCGACGATTTCGCATCCCGCCTTCAGGTATGCGGGATACAGGTCGCGAAACTGCTGCGCTTCGGTGGTGCAGCCGGGCGTGCTGTCCTTGGGGTAGAAATAGACCACCAGGGACCTGCTGCGAATCGGGTAGAGCTTGAAATCGACACCGCCGGTGGCGGGCAGGGTGAAGTCGGCTACAGCTTGTTTTGGCATCAAAGGCTCCGG from Sideroxyarcus emersonii includes:
- a CDS encoding PhoH family protein, whose translation is MNARKATTDRDTKLFVLDTNVLMHDPTSLFRFEEHDVYLPMFVLEELDNNKKGMTEVARNARQASRFIDNLISESEVHIEEGVRLDALGNMNATGRLFLQTEFISSQLPENLANGKADNAILGVVAYLHKLFPKRQVALVSKDINMRIKARALGLSAQDYFNDKVLEDTDLLYTGVRELHPDFWEKNGKDMVSGTQGGHTFYNIKGPDCRDLLVNEFVFQDDPSNPFFAVVAAQDSNTATLRTLTDYTHSKNAIWGITARNREQNFVLNLLMNPEIDFVTLLGQAGTGKTLLTLAAGLMQTLEHKLYSEIIMTRVTVPVGEDIGFLPGTEEEKMSPWMGALDDNLDVLNKSDDEGGEWGRAATRDLIRSRIKIKSLNFMRGRTFLNKYLIIDEAQNLTPKQMKTLITRAGPGTKVVCMGNIAQIDTPYLTEGSSGLTYVVDRFKGWAHSGHVTLQRGERSRLADHAAEVL
- a CDS encoding peroxiredoxin; protein product: MPKQAVADFTLPATGGVDFKLYPIRSRSLVVYFYPKDSTPGCTTEAQQFRDLYPAYLKAGCEIVGISRDSIKSHENFKAKFTLPFALLSDADETVCNLFGVMKQKMMYGKQVRGIERSTFVLDQHGTIRKEWRGLKADGHAQEVLTFVQTL